DNA sequence from the Malus domestica chromosome 11, GDT2T_hap1 genome:
AATTGGCAATCCATTGGTGAACCTAGACCATCTTTGGGCTACTGCATTCCTTGTTTTTGGTTTCAAATCCGAACCTCCCCTCGTCCAGCTAAAGGCGATCGACATGGTTTTATACATCAAGAAAACCGCCCTCCCTCTCGCAATCAGAGCATTCACAACCTTCTCCAGATGCAACTCGGCATTGGAACTTCTAAAGGTGTGCACTAACGTACTTGAAGAAGTAGAGAAGTCGTTCGTATCACAAATCCAAGACTGGTGCCACGGCTCTCTCTGCTGGAAGAACAAGCTGCAAAGCAACCAGAGGGTAGATGAATACGTGTGGCAAGACGTGACGCTGTTGAAGGCGACATTGCTGGAGACGAGGGCAAAGTTGCTGCTTAGAGGTGGGCATTTCGACAGCGGCGAAGAGCTGTGCAGGACTTGTATCAGCATCAGAACAGTGATGCTAGGGCATAACCATGCTCACACATTGGCAGCTCAAgaaactttggcaaagttagtAAGGATGAGAAGCAAAATATAAATCTCCGTTGCTTTGGAAACAAGCAAGCCTTTGTTCTATGAGGAACTCAGTTTTGTTAACACTTGTAATCAAATCTTAGTTTAGTTTGTAATATCGGCAATTTAGTAGACCATATAATTTCCGGTTAGAGAATAAGAGCACTGAAATTTTGCATTTAGTTATCTGTTTTTTTCTCCGGCTTTTTAGCACCGAAATTTCATTGAAATTTCATTATGATACAAGCGATATTCTATTTTAATGAATCAAACCactagaagaaaaaacaaaaaaaatctagtGTGCACGTGTCGCTATGATAGAATACATTTGCATACAAAAGAATACATTTGCTCTAACCAATGTAACGTTTGGAAGCACTAAAATCAAAGGGTCCCATGTTGATAGATAAAGCAATAAAAGGTTTGCCTGGTGTCAAGTGACATGGTCCATCCATAGCAGTAATCAATATTTATGTGTTTTATGGTTGGAGGGACAAGGACATTTCTTCCATCACTTTAAACATATTGCATACAAATTTATCTGAAATTTAGTACAACTTAATCAAAGtaatatgagaaatgctaatgagattcttttaaaaataagaCTTTTCATGGATTTTTTGTCACATTATATTTTGagacaatgttttataatgttgacatgagaattgacgttaaactgtgaggtgACAAAAAGTCTATGAGAATTTCACTTTGAGAAAGTCTCTTTAGTATCTAATATTTGAGTGTGAGCAAACAAATTTGGACTTGGTTAGATCAGTTAGTTAGAGCAGTGTTTCTGCTACTTTTCGTCGGAGTTCGAATTCTCTCCTCTTAAGTTAGAGTAAAACTATAAGAAATTCATAGCATTGGAATGGTGACACAAGTGAATATGAAATCAACGTCTTCATTCCATCAAAAATAGAATCCACAGATCAATGTTATAAGGGAAAACCCCATTTTCAATTACAGTTTTACACACCTAAATCAATCCACCAcaatctattaaaaaaaaaaattcgtaaaaaaaaaaaaaaaaacgacaagCATTTCTTTGTCGTTTGTTTGAAGTCAAACAAAagtcaaaacaacaaaattacaCACCAAAcccacattaaaaataaataattgaattattagaCTGATGAAGATGTGGGCCCAATCAATCCCTGAGAAGCAGCTTCGGTCTCGTTGAGAAACAAGCCTTCTGTGTTCGTAAGCAGCCCGTGCACCGCACACAACATAAGCCCAACTCCAAGGCCCAATGCAATACTCCCAAGCCCACCGCTGGCCCAAGCAACCAAAACAGAAACAACCACCAGGCCCGCCATCACGGCCCAATTACTGACGTGGTGGCCCCACACCTCAAGTGGGTCCTCCCTAAAAACATAGATCACCAGCCACAACCCCACGACGGCCACCGTCACCAGAAGCCAGCACGGGCTCCCGATGAGGGATAGCACCCCGCAGGATCCGATCAATAACAAGTAGTTGACCCGGAAGTGGTTGGCGTTGGTCTGGATCCTGGTCAGGGCAGAGGATAAGGAGTCGGGTCGGGAGATCGAGGAGGCGAATTCGGACCATGGACGGCGGCGGGAAACGGCGTCGTTGAGGTTTTTGATGGATCGGGTGATGGCGTCGGAGCCCGAGACCGAAATGGGTATGCTGGTATAGGTTGTTGCTGTGACGGACTGCGACGGCGACATTTTTTGGAGTGGGGTGGTTTGAATGTTTGGTTCGTTAACCTACCCTTCAAACCCTTCAACCCTGTGAAGTCTGTGAGGCTGTGACAGTCTCTGAGTTTGATTGGTTGGTGAGTGGGGCTGTGAGGGACAGACAGGGAAGGGAAGCGTGAAAGGTGAAGATTTGGGTTCGTTAGTGGAGTTTCTATACGTTGTTGTGAAATGGTAAAAAATGTTTGTGTACATTGTGACATTTTACAATTATTATCGTCCGGGTGTAAAGTATGAGCTCGTCCGAAGGTGTTTTAAACTCGCTTCAAGCGTTActgatgaaaatgtttttgtaactaatttttaataaaatgtaagtaaattttgaaaaaaaatattaaatacttTTTGGAATAAGCACATAATTGATGTTTTTTGtaaaaagcacttcaagtgcttttagaacctaaaaatattttaccTAAAAgcatttcaatcattttaaaaacacttaaaaacgaGTTGTTTCTCTTTGGTTAAATATTAACCATTTTGAGTTGCTCAAGTGAAAGAGAAAAAATTGTATTTCTTCTTTGGATAAACTCAATTTTTGGGGGTGGGGGTCGAACTACAATGAAGTGTTACCAATTTAAATATTGTAATAAGCGTAAACTCTAAGGTTGGCATTTCGTAAACCTatgatataatattaataaaaagatACGCGTATTATAACATGAGTAAATTGATAATATTACGTGACAATATAACTGTCACACTGAATAATTTCTCAATTAACTGAACTGAAATGATCATTTTAATCTGCAAGCTAAGACACAATGAACTTGTATGTCAAATGATCAAGAACATTTAACTTTACAGTTGTTGTCTAAGTTCGATTTCTCCCTTCCCACTATCACTCCAAAGAAAATCTACAAGCTAAAACTATAACTCAAATTCAAACAAGATTAAACTTAGCATAAGTGAATATAAATCATTTCAATATGTACAATATTAATTACTAACGTAAACTGGAAGTTATGCTAAAGCAGATTTTAGTTGAATTTGGACGCGTTTAACTCTTGACCATGCAG
Encoded proteins:
- the LOC103447562 gene encoding PRA1 family protein G2; the protein is MSPSQSVTATTYTSIPISVSGSDAITRSIKNLNDAVSRRRPWSEFASSISRPDSLSSALTRIQTNANHFRVNYLLLIGSCGVLSLIGSPCWLLVTVAVVGLWLVIYVFREDPLEVWGHHVSNWAVMAGLVVVSVLVAWASGGLGSIALGLGVGLMLCAVHGLLTNTEGLFLNETEAASQGLIGPTSSSV